A window from Enterocloster bolteae encodes these proteins:
- a CDS encoding DUF1622 domain-containing protein, translating to MEHLEWLLSLVANTAIIIFEFIGVGIIIYSGLTSFLKFLRRSPDTKIYLAKGLAMGLEFKMGSEILRTVVVREWKEIGIVAGIIALRAALTFLIHWEIKEEERAE from the coding sequence ATGGAACATTTGGAATGGCTGCTGTCTCTGGTAGCAAACACCGCAATCATTATTTTTGAATTTATCGGCGTGGGTATCATCATATACTCAGGTCTCACAAGCTTCCTTAAATTTCTCCGCCGTTCCCCGGACACCAAGATATATCTGGCAAAGGGCCTGGCCATGGGACTGGAATTTAAGATGGGAAGCGAAATCCTGCGCACGGTGGTGGTCCGTGAGTGGAAGGAAATAGGAATCGTGGCCGGAATCATTGCATTAAGGGCCGCCCTTACCTTCCTGATTCACTGGGAAATCAAAGAAGAAGAACGGGCAGAATAA
- a CDS encoding TM1266 family iron-only hydrogenase system putative regulator, with protein MEDRLAVISCIISNPDSVATVNEKFHLQSGLIIARLGVPCRDYGVSVISVVLHGTQNQISSFAGDLGKVDGVKVKSIQVPVNK; from the coding sequence ATGGAAGACCGTCTGGCTGTCATCAGCTGCATCATCAGCAATCCTGATTCCGTGGCAACGGTAAATGAAAAATTCCACCTTCAGTCCGGTCTGATTATCGCCCGCCTGGGTGTTCCCTGCCGGGATTACGGGGTATCCGTCATCAGCGTGGTCCTGCACGGAACCCAGAACCAAATCAGTTCCTTTGCCGGAGACCTGGGAAAGGTGGACGGTGTAAAGGTAAAATCCATTCAGGTGCCGGTGAACAAGTAA